The proteins below are encoded in one region of Lagenorhynchus albirostris chromosome 7, mLagAlb1.1, whole genome shotgun sequence:
- the DEFB136 gene encoding defensin beta 136 produces MRLCISGLLFLFVISLPSGNGLFGNDGVEVRTCTALGGRCFFGCRIGWKWVAYCHNVLSCCLKLRKHPPPQANEP; encoded by the exons ATGAGGCTCTGTATCTCTGGGTTACTCTTCCTCTTTGTGATCTCATTGCCTTCAG GGAACGGCTTGTTTGGAAATGATGGAGTGGAAGTTCGTACTTGCACTGCGCTTGGGGGCAGATGTTTCTTCGGCTGTAGAATAGGATGGAAATGGGTTGCCTACTGTCACAATGTATTGTCTTGTTGCCTAAAACTGAGGAAACATCCTCCGCCTCAGGCCAATGAACCATGA